A single window of Girardinichthys multiradiatus isolate DD_20200921_A chromosome 15, DD_fGirMul_XY1, whole genome shotgun sequence DNA harbors:
- the col10a1b gene encoding collagen alpha-1(X) chain, protein MDLRVTSLLLVLLALAEGTPERYYTPKVAKVPYPVKSHSVVGREGPQGPPGEQGPMGPPGPPGERGIGHTGPRGPPGTPGAPGHSQAGKPGTPGAPGKPGIPGAPGDRGATGPTGQMGPRGSPGTPGTPGPAGLSAVGKPGPGGLPGPMGHRGEPGLKGHPGIPGLPGTKGERGIGVPGVQGSPGPTGPMGPSGMPGKPGVGKPGAPGYPGESGKTGMPGRDGAPGPTGLPGLKGHTGAPGIGAPGKSGQNGTPGTPGPMGLKGPQGPAGQPGSPGMPGVGKTGEPGIPGSRGAPGSPGTTGQKGEPGPTGFTGQPGASGPIGPAGPQGARGFQGDSGPVGPKGDVGMVGAPGPRGSKGEQGAQGFTGKPGVPGAVGPPGVSGHHGAQGPKGSQGHAGSPGGPGANGAPGLKGHTGAPGAPGKSGEPGLPGQSGPVGPPGPSGPPGLKGHPGLPGAPGPAGLTAKGISGPMGPPGPPGQRGHDGNPGPAGPPGPPGPPGEMMYHHEKSMPIKSHEVVMPHEVMKAPMSAFSAVLTMAYPPAGTPIQFSQVLYNGENHYDPHSGVFSCQIPGLYYFSFHMHVNGANALVALYKNEEPMVFIYDEYNKGFLDQMAGSAVLMLHQGDRVYIQVPDEESNGIFAADNVHCGFSGFLIAST, encoded by the coding sequence CTGTTGTAGGACGAGAAGGTCCTCAAGGACCCCCAGGTGAACAAGGACCAATGGGACCACCTGGACCTCCTGGAGAAAGGGGTATTGGACACACAGGACCTCGGGGCCCACCAGGAACACCTGGAGCCCCTGGCCACTCTCAGGCAGGCAAACCTGGTACCCCAGGTGCTCCTGGAAAACCAGGAATCCCTGGTGCACCTGGTGACAGAGGTGCAACCGGTCCAACTGGACAAATGGGACCAAGAGGTTCACCTGGCACACCTGGAACCCCTGGACCTGCTGGACTTTCAGCCGTTGGAAAACCTGGACCAGGAGGGCTTCCAGGTCCAATGGGGCACAGAGGAGAGCCCGGTTTGAAGGGACATCCTGGTATCCCTGGTCTTCCTGGCACAAAAGGAGAGAGAGGGATTGGTGTTCCTGGGGTGCAGGGTTCACCGGGTCCAACTGGCCCAATGGGCCCATCTGGCATGCCTGGCAAACCTGGAGTTGGCAAGCCTGGTGCCCCTGGCTATCCTGGAGAATCTGGTAAGACTGGAATGCCAGGAAGAGATGGTGCCCCTGGGCCAACAGGTCTACCAGGTCTTAAGGGTCACACTGGGGCTCCAGGTATAGGAGCACCAGGAAAATCAGGCCAGAATGGTACCCCAGGTACACCTGGGCCTATGGGGCTTAAGGGTCCACAGGGTCCTGCTGGTCAGCCAGGCTCCCCTGGCATGCCAGGTGTTGGCAAGACAGGTGAACCCGGAATACCAGGATCCAGAGGAGCTCCAGGAAGTCCAGGAACCACTGGTCAGAAAGGAGAGCCAGGTCCAACTGGATTTACTGGTCAGCCAGGTGCTTCCGGCCCAATAGGCCCAGCTGGTCCACAAGGTGCAAGAGGATTTCAGGGTGACTCAGGGCCAGTAGGACCCAAAGGTGATGTTGGCATGGTAGGTGCACCAGGCCCAAGAGGATCCAAAGGTGAGCAGGGAGCACAAGGCTTTACTGGGAAACCAGGTGTTCCTGGTGCAGTAGGTCCCCCAGGAGTTTCAGGTCATCATGGAGCTCAGGGTCCAAAGGGTTCACAAGGACATGCTGGCTCTCCAGGAGGTCCTGGTGCAAATGGTGCACCTGGACTTAAAGGACACACAGGGGCCCCAGGAGCACCAGGTAAAAGCGGTGAACCTGGACTACCAGGACAATCAGGACCAGTTGGCCCCCCTGGCCCATCAGGTCCCCCTGGACTTAAGGGCCACCCAGGTCTCCCGGGAGCACCTGGTCCAGCAGGCCTGACAGCAAAGGGAATATCTGGTCCAATGGGTCCCCCAGGACCTCCAGGTCAGAGAGGCCATGATGGTAACCCTGGCCCTGCTGGTCCTCCTGGTCCACCTGGTCCCCCAGGAGAGATGATGTACCACCATGAAAAGAGCATGCCAATTAAGTCCCATGAGGTTGTGATGCCTCATGAAGTGATGAAGGCTCCCATGTCTGCTTTTAGTGCTGTGCTGACCATGGCCTACCCCCCTGCTGGTACCCCTATTCAGTTCAGCCAGGTTCTTTACAATGGAGAGAACCACTATGACCCCCACAGTGGTGTGTTCAGCTGTCAGATCCCAGGCCTTTACTATTTTAGCTTCCACATGCATGTCAACGGTGCCAACGCATTGGTGGCCCTCTACAAAAACGAGGAGCCTATGGTTTTCATCTATGATGAATACAATAAGGGCTTCCTGGATCAGATGGCAGGCAGTGCTGTTCTTATGCTGCATCAAGGTGACAGAGTCTACATCCAAGTTCCCGATGAGGAGAGCAACGGTATATTTGCTGCAGACAATGTTCATTGTGGGTTCTCTGGGTTCCTAATTGCCTCAACGTGA